From Vibrio splendidus, a single genomic window includes:
- the tilS gene encoding tRNA lysidine(34) synthetase TilS yields the protein MTHLIETFTSVLHQSALKPSRLIVAFSGGVDSRVLLELAAQYAQTYDIDCCAVHVHHGLSQNADHWAEQCQTWCDALSVSLAVERVSLDINSGESVEKLARDARYQAFQQHTRQGDVLVTGQHIDDQLETFLLALKRGSGPKGLSSMAKVMPFGEAFIVRPLLSVTRSDIEASAHYMGLTWVEDESNQDVRFDRNFIRHQVTPALTERWPSFREAVSRSAQLCAEQELLLDELLESHFQQALGDSQNLSIEALSQHSDLLRARLLRMWLSHCNQPMPSQKQLKLIWDEVACAQADANPKLVLNDAEVRRFNHQLYLVRETKDLSDWQSHLLMGESVTLPDGLGELRLNSALSDGASNNRDVQSFSLPDTSATLRVIFNPEGLSAHPVGRGHSRKLKKLFQEYQVPSWLRRRTPILMDGDRVIAVLGLFVDKNYEGQDCEALWSK from the coding sequence AAACTTATGACATTGATTGCTGCGCGGTGCACGTTCACCACGGTTTAAGCCAGAATGCTGATCACTGGGCAGAGCAGTGCCAGACATGGTGTGATGCTTTGTCAGTTTCGTTAGCTGTAGAGCGAGTCTCTTTGGATATCAACAGTGGTGAAAGCGTTGAAAAGCTGGCTAGAGATGCTCGATACCAAGCTTTTCAGCAGCACACCAGACAGGGCGATGTGCTTGTTACAGGTCAACACATTGACGATCAACTTGAGACATTCTTGTTAGCGTTGAAGCGGGGAAGTGGTCCGAAAGGGCTCTCTTCAATGGCGAAGGTGATGCCGTTTGGCGAAGCGTTTATCGTTCGACCGCTACTTTCAGTGACTCGATCAGACATTGAAGCGTCGGCGCACTACATGGGTTTAACTTGGGTCGAAGATGAGAGTAATCAAGACGTTCGCTTTGACCGCAATTTTATTCGTCATCAAGTCACTCCGGCACTGACTGAGCGCTGGCCTAGTTTCCGAGAGGCGGTCAGTCGTAGTGCTCAGCTATGTGCAGAGCAAGAGTTACTGTTGGATGAGTTGCTTGAATCACACTTTCAGCAAGCTTTAGGGGATAGCCAAAACTTAAGCATTGAGGCGTTATCTCAACATTCAGACTTGTTACGAGCACGCTTGCTAAGAATGTGGTTGAGTCATTGTAATCAACCGATGCCGAGTCAAAAGCAGCTCAAGCTTATTTGGGATGAAGTCGCATGCGCTCAGGCGGACGCCAACCCTAAGCTGGTGTTGAATGATGCCGAAGTTCGACGTTTTAATCATCAGCTCTATTTAGTGAGAGAGACTAAAGACCTATCCGACTGGCAAAGCCATCTTTTAATGGGAGAGAGTGTGACGCTACCCGATGGCTTAGGGGAGCTACGCTTAAATTCAGCACTGAGTGATGGCGCATCGAACAACCGTGATGTGCAAAGCTTTAGTTTGCCGGATACAAGCGCAACACTAAGAGTGATCTTTAACCCTGAAGGACTTTCGGCTCACCCTGTTGGGCGCGGGCATAGTAGAAAACTCAAGAAGCTGTTTCAGGAATACCAAGTACCCAGTTGGTTAAGACGCAGAACGCCGATATTAATGGATGGCGATCGAGTGATCGCTGTTTTAGGCTTATTCGTAGATAAAAACTACGAAGGTCAAGATTGTGAAGCGCTTTGGAGCAAGTAG